A region of the Lysobacter sp. K5869 genome:
GTCAACAGTTCGCCCGGCACCCGCCGCACTTCGTTGGCGATGGTCGCGCTCTGGTATTCGTTGGGCGTATGGAAACGGATGTCGCCGCGGCTGTCGAACGAGGCGTCGGCGAAATTGCGCAGCGCCACGCGGCCGCCGATGTCGATGAAGCCGGCTTCGACGCTGAGCGTCGCCGCGCCGGGCTGGCCCGGCTCCGCCAGCGCGACCGCGGCGTCGCCGCCGAGCCCTTGCAGCGAGACATAGGCCGAACGCAGGCGCGCCGCGCCGCGCTCGCCGCCGGCCTGGAACGCGCGCGCGTTGATCATCAGCGCGCGCGCCGGCGACAGCGTCACCTCGCCGTCGAACACCACCGGTACCACGCCGGGGCCGCGGATCAGGCCGTCTTCGCCGATCCCGACCAACACGGTGTCGATGCCCGAACCGTCGAGTGCATCGGCCTGGAAATGCATCGTGCCCGAAGGCTGGCTGCGTCCCGGCTCGATTACGCCGCCCGCGCGCGCGGCCGCGTCGAGCCGGCTGCCGCTTTGATAGAACACGATCTGCGACGTCGCCAGCGGCGCGCGGCCGCCGCCGAGATCGAGCGGCCGCACGCTCTGCGCGGTCAGCAATTGCACGCTGCCGCCGCGCGCCTGCGCGTCGCCGCCGGCGGCCTGGATGCGGCCGTCGAAGAACAAGCCGCCCGCGGCGGCCAGCACCAGCTCGCCGCCGTCGCTCCAGACCGCGCGCGGCTGCAGCGGCGCTTGTCCCAGCGAGCCGCCGTCGGCCGGCAGATCGAACATCGCGCGGCCGCCGGACAGATCCAGACGCGCGCCCTGCTCCACCACCACGTAACCGCCGTCGTTGCTCAGGCGGATGCGCCCGCCGTCGAGCACCTTGCCGTCGCGCGGCGCGGCGCCGCCGTTCGGCAGCGGCGTCTCGAACGGATTGAGCAAGGCGACGCCGGACACGTCGAGCACGGCGTCCGCGCCGACCCACACCGATTTGTCCGCGCGCCAGTAATCCACTTGCGAGGGGCTGTGCGACGGCGACAGCGCGTTGCTCGAGGTGTCGCCCGACAGATCGATGCTGCCGCCGTGCGCGACCACCGAACCCAGCACGGTGAGCTGCCCGCGCGAGCCCAGGCGCACCGCGCCGCCGGCGTCCACTTGCACCTGCGCGCCGCGCCCCAGAGTCAACGTGTCGCGTATCGCGTCCACGCCCGGCACGTTCTGCAAGGTGCGGCCGGTCGCCGCGCCGGCTTCGAGGAAGAAGTCGGCGGCGTCGCGGTGGTAATCGTCGAGCCGGCCGAACGCGCCGTAGCGGCCGGCACCGCTCGCGTCGAGACCGGCGTAGAGATCGCCGCCGCTGCGCAGTTCGCGCAGCGCGTCGAGGTCGGGCAGGAAGTTGCGCTGCGACACGCTCAGCGGCGTGCCCGCGAGGATGCGCGCGTCGTGACGCGCGACCAGATCGTAGGCGCCGAAGTCGCCGTCGCGGAAGAAGCCCGCGTCCAGGCGCAGGGTGCGCGCATCGGCGGCGAGCGCATCGCCCGCCGCTGCGCCGATCAGGATGTCGCGCGCGTGCAGGCTCAGCGTGCCGCCGCCGGCGAGGCCGCCGCCGCGCAGGTTCTGCGCGCTGAAGCGCAACTCGCCCGCGCCGGGTTCGGCGTCGAACTGCGAGGCCGGCAGGAACGGATTGAGGGTCTGGCCGCCGTCGCGCGGCTGGTACAGCTTCAACGCGATGTCGCCGCCGCGGCCGAGCGGCACGCCGTCCTTGGCCGCGAGCTGGCCGTTGGGCAGGATCCGGCCGCCGCCGGACACGTCCAGCAGCGCGCCCGGATCGAGCACGATCGAACCGCTGGCGTCGCGGCCGGCGCCGTCCAGGCGCGGGTACTCGGACACGCTCAGGCTGATCTTGCCGCCGTCGATATGCGCGCCGCCCTCGCGTTCGTCGGCGACGCGGTCGCGGTCGTTGACCCACTGCCCGCGCGCGAGCAAACGGCCGCCCGAACGCACGGTGATGCCGCGGCGCGCGCCGGCCTCCAGCGCGGGATCGTTCTCGCTGGTCGCGCTGAGCGCGATCTCGCCCGAATCGGCCTGCAAGGTCCCGGCCACGTCGACGCGCGCACCGCTCAGCGCGATGCGGCCGCCGGCGTCGACGCGCAGGTGCGCGTCCTGCGCCACGTCGATGCGCGAGAGCCGGTCGTTGAGTTCGACCGTGCCGAAGCCGGCGCGGTCGAGCGCCTGGGTCGACAACACTCCGCCCTGCCCCTGCGGCAAGCGCTGCTGCATGGAGAAATCCGCGGCCACGTCGGGCACCGCGCCGGCTTGCAGCGTCCACAGGCCGTAACCGCTGCCGGCGACCGACACGCTGAGCTTTCCGCCCAGCGCCGGCGCGCCGCGCGCGCGCTGGTCGCGGCCGGATTCGGCGTTGGCGCGCAGATCGCCGGCCAGCACCAGCCCGGTGTCGACGCGGGTCGCGTCGCTGCCGGCGTCCTGGCGCAGAGTGATGTTGAGCTGGCCGCCATCGCCGCCCTGGGCGTAATCGGATTCGTAATAGCGGTCCGAGCGCCCGAACGACGACAAGAAATACTCGCGCACGTTCCAACGCTGGTGATCGAGCGAGAACTGCCCGGCGAAACCCTGGTACGACTGCGACGGATCCGCACCGGCCAAGCGATAGGTGCGGCCGTCCGCGCCGATCACCCGCGGCGTTTCGACCATGCCGCCCTGGTAATGCAGGAAACCGCCGCTGACGTCGATCACCGAACCGCCGCGGGCGACGAACTCGCGCGCGCTGACGTTGATGGTGCCGCCGTCGATCAGCAACTGGTCGATCCCGCGCGGACGCTGATCGGCGTAGCCGGCGGCGTTGAACAGCGGGCTGCCGACCCAGGCGCGGCCGTCGTCGGTCACGCCGCGCTCGCGCGCGTCGAGCACCACTTTCTTGCGGTAGAACGCGCCGCCGCGCAGCAGCGGCGAATCGGCCAGTTCGTTCTCGCCGACGCGTTCGATGGTGATGAAGTTGTCCGACATCGGCCGCAGCACGTCGGCGAGGCCGGCGACGTTGATCTGCGCGCCGCGGTCGATCTGGATGCGCGCGACTTCGGGTTTGTTGCTGCCGTCGCGCAGCGGTTCCATGCCGACCAGATCGAGCTTGGCGCCGGGCATCAGCAGCAGCGAGTTCTCCTGCATGCGCATCTGCGCCGCGGCCAGCACCGCGCTCGGCGGCTGGAAGGCCTTGTCGGCGGTCGGCGCGGAGGTGGTCGTCTCGCCGTCGCTGTCGGGCAGGATCGCGGTGACCGAGCCGTTGCCGAAGCTGAGCTTGCCGCCGGTGCTGCCGCTCAGATCGCCCGGGCGATCGACGCCGGCCGAACGCGCGTGGTTGGCGGCGACGATGGAAATGCGTCCCGGCCGGCTGACCGAGGTGGTGGTGCCGACGTAGCCGTCCTGGTGCAGGTCGTAGCCGGTCAGCGTCACCGCGCCGCGGCGGCTGGCAACGATGCCGGTATTGTCGAGTCGGCCGTAACCCGCGTTCGGCGCGCTGGCCTGCGGCGCGACGCCGCTGTAGCGCAGGCTCAGCTCGTTGCCGTTGCCCGACGAGGCCGGCGTGGAGAACGCGCCGACCACCGCGGCCAACTGCGCGTGGCCGTCCTCGGCGATCACGCTGCCGGCGTTGCTGAGATTCGGCGCGGCGACCAGGGCGAAACCGCCCGAACCGGTCTTGAGCTGCGCGCCGGCCTCGATGCGGATGTCCCCCGAAGCCTGCGGCCGCGCGGCGCTGCCGCCGGCGAATTCGGCCAGTTCCGACGTCAGCACCGCCACGTCGGCCTTGGCCCGGCGCACACCTTCGCCGATGAAGACGCGGTTGCTCTGGGCGATGTCGTTGCTGAAAAGATTGAGCGAGGACACCAGCAGCGAACGGGTGTTGACCTGGCTGGTGCCGCCGAAGATCACGCCGTTGCGGTTGAGCAGGTACACGCTGCCTTCGGCCTTGATCTGGCCGAAGATTTGGCTGGGCCGGCCGCTGGGATCGTCGACGCGGTTGAGCGCGATCCAGTCGTTGCCGCCGCCGGTCTGGTTGCCGCCGCGCTGGTCGAAATGCACCGTGGTGCGGCGGCCGACGTTGAAGCTCTCCCAGCTCAGGATCGCCTTCTTCTGGGTTTGCTCGATGGTGACGGTGACGTTACCGCCCGCATCGTTGTTCTGGGTCGGCCCCTTGGCGCCGAGCCACAGCTTGGACTGGTTCAAGCGCGGGTCTTCCACCGCGATCGCGCCGGGCTCGAAGCGCACGCCGGCGGCGACCTTGAGGCCGCCCTGGACCAAGCCGTCGGGCACTTGATTGGCCGCGGCCGATGCCGCCGCCGCGGCGCGCGCGGCGACTTGCGCGGCGTCGAGCGCCGAGCGCACCCGCGCGGCCTGGGCGAAGGCGTCGAGCGAGCGCTGCGCCATCTGCTGCGCCTGCACCGATTGCAGCCCTTGCTGCTGCACCGAACGCGCGGCCTGTGCGGCCGGATCGGCGCTGCGGCGCGCGAACGGATTGGGATCGGCGTGCGCGGCGCCGCCGACCAGGGCCAGCGAGATCGCCGCGCTCAGCGCCAACCGGCGCAGGCGCGAAGGACGGCCAGAATCGTTGCCGGCGAGGGGCTTGCGGGTCATGACGGCTTCCTTTGCGCGGGTAGCGGCGACGCGGCGGAGGCGTCGCTGTGGGCGACGCGGTGGAATGAAAGGTGCGTGGTACGGGCGGCGACGGCGCGGCGGCCGTCGCGTGTTGCTGCTTCATCGCCGCGCGGGAGCGGCGCCAGGAACAGCGTTCGCGCCGGCGCGAACGCGCCTTGCGCTGTGGCGCTTTCTGAGGCGTCGTCGGCCGCTCGTGCGCGCATCGTTCAATGCCCCGGCGGCCGCGACAGCGGCGTGGCGGGGAACACGCGTTCGGGGCGCTGCGGCGTGATCGACTTTCCGTACTGATTGCCGAGCCGCTGCCGCGTCGCCGCGGGCACGGCCAGCCCCTGCCCGATCGGCGCCAAGCGCTCGCCGGGCGAATCGGCGGCGTTGTTCGGCGCGACCTTGTCGACTTCGGACTTGATCGCCTCGTTGATGCAGTCCCAGCGTCCGGCTTCGTCGTGGCCGATGCGCACCTGCACGCACGGCGGCGGCGCGGGTTTCGACGCCGGCAGGATCCGCCGCTGCGCCGGCAGCGCCGCGGCGAAACCGAGCAACGCCACCGCCAGCGCCGCGCGCGCGAACGCGCCACGCGCGCCCGCCCCGCGCGAAGCCGCGCGGCGGGCGACGACGGCGCGGGCGCGCGGGTCGCTCATCCGCCGTTCGACGCGGTGCCGGCGGTGCGCGCGGCGGCATCGCCGGCGCCGCATTGGGCGGTCTTGGCGCGCTCGTCCTCGAGCGTGTTCTCCAGCTCGCGCGCGCGGTTCTCGCGTTCGACTTGGCCGAAGCCCAGCAGCGTCACCCGCCGGCCCTTGGCGTAGGCCGGATCGCGGTACAGCTGCGCCAGTTCGCGCCCGGCCTGATACAGCGCTTCGCTGCCGGCGGCGCAATCGGCCGCGCGCGCTTGCGCCGCGTCCAACCGCTTAGCCAGTTCGGCGCGCTCGCGTTCCTTCTGCTGGGCGCTGTTCGCGGCTTGTTCCTGCGCGCTGCGCCACTTCTGCGCTTCGCCGCGCGCTTGCTCGGCCGAAGCCGAGGCTTGGCCCAGGCGCTGTTGCAGCGCCGCCAGTTGCGCGCCGTCGGCGGCCGGCGCCGGCTTGGCCGCGCGGTTCTTGAGTTCGTCGCGCTCGCGCTCGGCCGCAGCGGTGGCGGCTTGTTGCTGGGCCAGCGCGGCCTCGGCCGTGCGCAGGCGCGAGGCGGTGTCGCGCAGCGCGTCGCGCAGGCGGGTTTCGTTGGCGCTCTGCGCGTGCGCGGCGGAGGCGGCGAACCACAGCGCCGCGAGCAGCGGCGCGCTGCGCAGCGCGGCGTGGCGGATCGAAGGCAGGGGCAGGCTCATGTCGGCGCTCCGCGATCAGAACTGGGTGTTGAGGTCGAGTTGAACGACATCGACCGAGTACGGCTGGCCGGTGACCTCGTTCGCGCTCAGCCAGCGCAGCCCCAACCAGGTGTTGCGGGCCAGGCCGAGCGAACCGCCGACGATGAAGCCGCGCGCGTTGGTGCCGCCGAGGTGGAAGTCCGAATCGGTGAACGCGTCGGGCACCGCGTCGGTGTCCACGCGCTTGTAGCCGATGCTCGCGTTCCAGTCCCAGGCCTTGGCGATCTTCGGCTGGCCGACCAGCAGGTTGATGTAGTAACCCATGTCGCCGCCGTCGAAGATCGCGGTGGTGTCGGCCGGGTCGAGCGTGGGCTTGAAGTTGTTGAGCGGGCCCAGCGCGCGGATGCGCTTGGCGTCGTACTTGAGGTTCTTGACCACATCGGCTTCGAGCACGATCTTGACCGGATCGAAGCGCGCGATCTCCAACTGCGCGTGCAGGTTGGCCACGCCGAATTCGCTGGCGTAGCCGAAGTACTGCAGCTGCGGACCGTTCGGCGCGCCTTGCGCCGGCACGATGTTGCGGATCGCGAACATGGTGTTGCCGAACTGCTGGAACTGCGGACGCGACAGGTCGGTGTCGCACACGTCCTTGGAGGTCGGCGCCAGGCACGGCGAGGAGAACTGGCCGTTGAGCTTGTCGAACAGGAAATAACCCAAGCCGACCTTCAGCGACATGTCGTCGGCGAAGCCCCAGTCCACGCCGGCCTGCGCGCCGTACAGCCACTTGTCGCGGCTGCTTTCCTTGTCGCGTTCCTGGGTCGAACCGAAGTCGAAGTCGGTGTTGAACACCGGGAACGCGCCGACGTTGACGAAGCTCTTGAACTGCGGGCTGTGCTGGAACGAGGCCTGCGCGGCCACGCCGTCGAAGTTCAGATCGTTGTCGAACAGCAGCTCGCTGGTCCAGAACGGATTCGGCGTGCGGCCGAAGTCGGCGCTGAGCCAGCTGGTCGGCTTGAGCCGGATGTAGGCGCGATCCAGCCACAGCGAATACTTGGACAGGTTGCCGCCGGCGCCGAGGCTTTGGTTGGTCGAGACCGGGCTGCGGTCGCTGCCGGTCGCCAAGCGCAGATCGGCTTCGACCCAATCGGAAATCTGCGCGTGCATGCCTAAGCGCGCGCGCAAACGCATGCGCGCGCGGTTTTTGGTGGTGTTGACGTACGGCACCGGGTTGGCGACCGGGTCGGCCACGTCGTAGCCGCTGCCGCTGTTGAGCGCGGCGAAGCTGGGGAACTCGCGGTAGTTCTCGCCGTCGTTGAGCACGTCCTCGGCGCGCGCGCGCAGGTCGCCGTAGAAGCTGATGCGCTGGGTCCATTCCGGCAGCGCGTTCGGCGCCGCCCAGCCTTCGCTCTTGGCCTGCTGCACCACTTCGGCGCGCAGTTCGTCCTTGATCTGCTGACGCACCACCTCCGGCACGTAGGGCACCACCACCGCGCCCGGCGCGGTCTGGTAGGCCGGTTGCGCGGCGGCGACCGGATGCGCCGCCGCGCTCGCGCTGGCCTCGGCGATCAGATCGTCGGCCTGCCCGCGGGTCAGCACGCCCTTGGCCACCAGCAGGTCGATCAGCTTCAGCGTCACTTCGGGGCTGATCTTCGCGGCGTCCACCGGCGCCGCCAGCGCCGGCGCGGCGCAGGCCGACAGCAGCGCCAGGGCCAGCGCGCGGAAGCGAAGACGGCGGAGCGGTTGAGTCGAAGCGGTCATGCGTTGCGTCCCTAAAAGATGCGTAGCCAAAAAGAAGTCGTAGCGGTGCGCGCCGCCTCAGCCCGGCGACACCGCGCCGATGCGCAGGTTGATCGGTTGCGGCATTTCCGCCGGCGGCGCCTGCGGCAGCGAGCGGCCTTGCAGCGCGGCGACGATCGCCGCGTCGAGCTCGGGCTTGCCGGTGGTGCCGACGATCTGCGAGCGCTGGATGGTTCCGTCCGGGTTGAGCCACATCGCCACCGTGGCGCTGTAGCGGCCCTTGCGGGTTTTCTCGCCTTGCTGCAGGTACTGCTGCACGGTCCGCTGCACCATCGCGGCATAACCGGCATACGGATTGCCGCCGCCGCCCTTGCCGCCGATGCGCGTGCCGCCACCGCCGGTGCCGGCCTGCAGGCCGAATTCGTTGTTGCCCGGCCCGGCGTCGGCGGTCAGTGGGTCGCCGGGCGGCTCGGCCGATTCTTCCTTCGGCGGCTCGATCGACTCGAACGGCGTGTTCTCCACCGGCTTGGGTTCTTCCATCGTCTTCTCCGGTTCCGGCGGAGGCGGCGGCGGTGGAGGCGGCGGCAGGATCACCTGGGTGATGCGCGGCGCTTGGCGTTTCGTGGTCGGCCCGGCGCCTTGCATCAGCGACCACACCAGCCACGCCATCACCGCGACGACGCCGACGACGCCGAGCGCGCCCCACAAGCGCGAGAACTTCGAGCCGCGGCCGTAAGTAGCGGACACGTCTAAGCCCCCCGCCCGCTCAACCTTGGCCCTGGCGCTGCGAGGCCAGGCCGATGGACGAGATGCCGAGCTTGCTGCACAGATCCAGCACGGCCATGACCTTGTCGTACTGCACCGCGCGGTCGCCGCGCAGGATCACCGGCAATTCGGCGTCGTTGGCCAGCGCGTTGCGCAATTGCTGCTCCAGCTCGCTCATGCTGACCGGCACCGCGTCGATGCTGACCTGACCGGCGTTGTCGATGGCGATGACCTTGGTCTTGGGCTGCGACAGCGGCTGCGCCGCGCTGGCCTTGGGCAGGTCGACCTTGATGCCCTGCACCGCCGCGGTGGTCATGATGATGAAGATCACCAGCAGCACGTAGGCCAGGTCCAACATCGGGGTGATGTTGATGTCGTCGTAAGGCTTCTTGCCCTGGACCTTCACGGCAGCGTCTCCGTCGACACGCTGCGGGCCAGATGCGCCGGCAGCGGCGCGTCGCCGGCGTAATCCTCGGCGATGCGCTTTTCCAGTTCGTCGACGAACACCTGCATGTCCGCGCCGATGGCTTCGGTGCGGCTGAGCAAGTAGTTGTAGCCGAACAGCGCCGGGATCGCGACGGCGAGGCCGGCGACGGTGGCCAGCAGCGCCGCGGCGATGCCGGGCGCGATGGCGTTGATGTTGACGTCGCCGGCCGCGGCCACCGCGGCGAAGGTGATCATCACGCCGACCACGGTGCCGAGCAGGCCGAGGAACGGGCCGCCGGAGATCGCGATGGTCAGCAGCACCATCATCTTGTTGAGGCGTTGGCCCTCGCGCACCGCGGCGGCGTCGAGCGCGGAGCGGATCGCGGCGATCGACTGCGGCCGCACCACCGAACGCCCGCCGCCCGCGGCGACGCGGTTGCGCAGTTCATCCAGGCCGATGGCGAGCAGACGCGCGAGATTGGACTTCTCGCCGTTCAACGGCCCATCGCCCTCGGCCGCGCGCACCCAGGCCGGATCGTGCAGCGGATACTCGCCGGCGTGCTTGCGGAAGGCCTGCAGGAAGCGTTCGTTGGCCTTGGACGTGGTGTTGACGAACAAGCCCTTGCCGATCATCACCCACCACGAGATCGCGGCCATGAAGCCGAGGATCACGATCACGATCCAGGCGTCGACGGTCAGCGCGCTGAACAGAATGCCGAAGTAGTTGTGGCCGCCGTCGCCGGAGCGCTGCTCGACCGGCTGGAAGGTCAGCAGCTTGGCGTCCAGGCCCTGGCTGTGCGCGGCGGCCTGGATCAGGCCGACCGGGCGCGCGACCTTGGACAGCTGCAATTCGTCGATCTGGCCGATGAAGTTCGGCCGCGCCGCGCCGTCTTCGCCGCCGATCCACAAGCCGGCGTTCGCCGCCGGCAGCGCCGCCGCGGCTTCGCCGGCCGGCGCGCCGTTGACGTAGACGCTGAGCTTGCCGGCGTCGGCGCGCACCGCGACGTGCGCCCAGCCTTCGCCGACCAGCGGCGCGCCGGCGGAGGTGCGCACGCCGGCGGCTTCGGCGTAGATCACGCCTTGTTCGATCGACAGCGTCAGCGCGCCCGGCAAGGACGCGATCACGCCGCTGGCGTTGGCGCCGGCCGGCTTGATCCACGCGCTCAGGGTCAGCGGCTGCGCGGCGGCGAGATTGAGCGAGGCCGAGGCCGGCACCTTGACCGGCGCCTTGCCGTCGAGCTGCAGGCCCGCGCCGATCAGCGCGGTGTCGGCCAGGGTCAACGGCGCCTGCGCGTTGTTGGCGTAGGCGGTGGTGTCGGTGCCGGCCGCGCCCTGGTTGGCGAAGTGGAACACCGCGATGCTGTCGGCGTCGTAGCTGCCCTTCGGATCGCCGCCGGGCGTGGCCTCGGGATTGCCGAAATAGACGTAGACCGAGGCCGCGGCGTTGGCGTCGAGCTTGGGCACGTCCACCCACGCCAGCGCGACCTGATCGACCAGGCCGTCGTATTTCTCGAAGTGGTACTTCAGCGGCGTGCGGTCGTCGGCGGCGATGAAACGCACATCGCTGCCGTCTTCCTTGGCGTCGGCGAAGTTGAAGTTGCCCGAGTGCAGGCGCACCAGCACTTGCGCGCGTCCGCCCGGCTCGGTCACCGCCGCGCCGGTGGAGGTGGTGTTGAGATCGATCTTGGCCCGGTAGTTCCACTTGCCGTCCCACCACGAGGCCGCCGCGGCCGGAGCCGACAGCAGCGAGAGCAGCAGCAACAGCGAACAGGCCAACAGCACGCGCAATTGAGTCACGACACTTTCCCCGGAAATGTTCGGTACGGCTTACTGAGTGCTTGCCATGGGAGGGCGTTCGGGCCCGGCATCCGTCGCCGCAGCCGCGATGCGTCCTGCGATGCGCAACGACTACGTCGGGGCTCGCGCCCCTCCCACACGTCTTCGGACTTCGTCAGAACTCGCCCCACAGCCGCACGCCCACCTCGACCGAGTCGGGTTTGCGTTCGCGTCCGCCGGGGCTGGACAACGGATGGGCCACGTCGATGGAACCGTTGAAATGGCCGAAGGCCTTGACCGTCGCGCCGATGCCGGCGCTGACCAAGGTTTCGCTGCGCGACTGCTCGGGCAGCGGATCGTTGAGGCGGATGTAGCCGGCGTCGACGAACGCGCGCAGGCGCAGTTCCTGGAACGCGTCGCCGAGCGAATCGGCGAACGAGGGCGTGCGCGCTTCCAGCGTCGCCGCGCCGCCGAGGTCGCCGAGCGCCTCGGATTCGTAATAGCCGCGCACGCTGTCGAGGCCGCCGATGCTGAATTGCTCGTTGCTGATCAGCGGCTCGCCGGCGAACTGGGTCTGCAGGCGCAGCATCAGCTGCGCGTCGCGTTCGGACTTCCAGGTGTAGGAGCCGCCGGCGCGCAGATAGAAGAAGTTCGGCTGGGCCTGATAGCGCTTGGCGTCGAACGCCGCGCGCCCGTCGCCGACGCCGCGCAGGTTGAACACCGCCGACAGCGCCAGATCGGCGACCGAGCGTTCCTTCACCCAATCGGCGTTGTAGTTGACGCTAAGCGGGAAATACTCGATCGGCACGGCGCCGCGGTCGGCGCCCTGGATCAGCGATTCGGTGAAATCCTTGTAGTCCACGCCAAGGCTGAGCGAGTGGTAGAAGCCCTCGCCCGCGGCGAAGGAGCGCATCAGCCGCACGCCCGCCAAGGTGCCGTTGCCGATCACGTTGAGATCGCCGACCACGGCGATGTCGCTCTTGCTGCGCACCGCATAGCCCAGCAGCGACCACGGCGAGGCGCCGAAGCGGGCCAGATACGAGGCCGAATACACCTTGGCGTCGCTGCTGCGCTCCGGCGCGATCTGCACCGACACGCTGGCGCTGTGGCCGCGCTGCCACAGATTGTCGTAGCGCAGGCTCGCGGCCAGTCGCTGATCGGTGGTGTTGGCGCTGTTGCGGTTGTTGAGTTCGAGCGAGCCGTGCAGCGGCAGCTTGTCTTCGACGTTGAGATCGACGTCGACCGTGTTCGGCGTCGCGCCGGCCTTGATTTCCGGGGTGACGCGGCGGTCGGGCAATTGATTGAGCGCGACGATGTCGCGCTGCACATCCTTGAAGTTCGGCACCGCGCCGCGCGCCAACGAAGGCGCGGCGCGCTCGATGTCGTCGGGCGAGAAATAGTCCGCGCCGTTGACGCGCAGGCGGCCGATCTTCTGTTCGTTGACTTGCAGCGTCACCAAGCCGGTGGACACGTCCTGTTCGGGAATCACCACGCTGACGGTGGGAAAGCCGCGGCTGTCGTACAGCGACTGCAGCGCGGCGCGCGCGTTCTCCACGTCCTCTTCGCCGCGCTTGGGGCCCAGATGCGGATACACCACTTTCTCGATATCGAGATTGCTGAGCTGGCTGTTGCCCAGCACCTGATAGGCCAGGATGTCGAAACGCGGCGCGGCCGCCG
Encoded here:
- a CDS encoding putative porin yields the protein MTASTQPLRRLRFRALALALLSACAAPALAAPVDAAKISPEVTLKLIDLLVAKGVLTRGQADDLIAEASASAAAHPVAAAQPAYQTAPGAVVVPYVPEVVRQQIKDELRAEVVQQAKSEGWAAPNALPEWTQRISFYGDLRARAEDVLNDGENYREFPSFAALNSGSGYDVADPVANPVPYVNTTKNRARMRLRARLGMHAQISDWVEADLRLATGSDRSPVSTNQSLGAGGNLSKYSLWLDRAYIRLKPTSWLSADFGRTPNPFWTSELLFDNDLNFDGVAAQASFQHSPQFKSFVNVGAFPVFNTDFDFGSTQERDKESSRDKWLYGAQAGVDWGFADDMSLKVGLGYFLFDKLNGQFSSPCLAPTSKDVCDTDLSRPQFQQFGNTMFAIRNIVPAQGAPNGPQLQYFGYASEFGVANLHAQLEIARFDPVKIVLEADVVKNLKYDAKRIRALGPLNNFKPTLDPADTTAIFDGGDMGYYINLLVGQPKIAKAWDWNASIGYKRVDTDAVPDAFTDSDFHLGGTNARGFIVGGSLGLARNTWLGLRWLSANEVTGQPYSVDVVQLDLNTQF
- a CDS encoding TonB family protein — protein: MSATYGRGSKFSRLWGALGVVGVVAVMAWLVWSLMQGAGPTTKRQAPRITQVILPPPPPPPPPPEPEKTMEEPKPVENTPFESIEPPKEESAEPPGDPLTADAGPGNNEFGLQAGTGGGGTRIGGKGGGGNPYAGYAAMVQRTVQQYLQQGEKTRKGRYSATVAMWLNPDGTIQRSQIVGTTGKPELDAAIVAALQGRSLPQAPPAEMPQPINLRIGAVSPG
- a CDS encoding biopolymer transporter ExbD, translating into MKVQGKKPYDDINITPMLDLAYVLLVIFIIMTTAAVQGIKVDLPKASAAQPLSQPKTKVIAIDNAGQVSIDAVPVSMSELEQQLRNALANDAELPVILRGDRAVQYDKVMAVLDLCSKLGISSIGLASQRQGQG
- a CDS encoding DUF2341 domain-containing protein, whose product is MTQLRVLLACSLLLLLSLLSAPAAAASWWDGKWNYRAKIDLNTTSTGAAVTEPGGRAQVLVRLHSGNFNFADAKEDGSDVRFIAADDRTPLKYHFEKYDGLVDQVALAWVDVPKLDANAAASVYVYFGNPEATPGGDPKGSYDADSIAVFHFANQGAAGTDTTAYANNAQAPLTLADTALIGAGLQLDGKAPVKVPASASLNLAAAQPLTLSAWIKPAGANASGVIASLPGALTLSIEQGVIYAEAAGVRTSAGAPLVGEGWAHVAVRADAGKLSVYVNGAPAGEAAAALPAANAGLWIGGEDGAARPNFIGQIDELQLSKVARPVGLIQAAAHSQGLDAKLLTFQPVEQRSGDGGHNYFGILFSALTVDAWIVIVILGFMAAISWWVMIGKGLFVNTTSKANERFLQAFRKHAGEYPLHDPAWVRAAEGDGPLNGEKSNLARLLAIGLDELRNRVAAGGGRSVVRPQSIAAIRSALDAAAVREGQRLNKMMVLLTIAISGGPFLGLLGTVVGVMITFAAVAAAGDVNINAIAPGIAAALLATVAGLAVAIPALFGYNYLLSRTEAIGADMQVFVDELEKRIAEDYAGDAPLPAHLARSVSTETLP
- a CDS encoding ShlB/FhaC/HecB family hemolysin secretion/activation protein, whose protein sequence is MHLRLIAAAGLTMLGPAVLHAQETPAHASAAAAAAPRFDILAYQVLGNSQLSNLDIEKVVYPHLGPKRGEEDVENARAALQSLYDSRGFPTVSVVIPEQDVSTGLVTLQVNEQKIGRLRVNGADYFSPDDIERAAPSLARGAVPNFKDVQRDIVALNQLPDRRVTPEIKAGATPNTVDVDLNVEDKLPLHGSLELNNRNSANTTDQRLAASLRYDNLWQRGHSASVSVQIAPERSSDAKVYSASYLARFGASPWSLLGYAVRSKSDIAVVGDLNVIGNGTLAGVRLMRSFAAGEGFYHSLSLGVDYKDFTESLIQGADRGAVPIEYFPLSVNYNADWVKERSVADLALSAVFNLRGVGDGRAAFDAKRYQAQPNFFYLRAGGSYTWKSERDAQLMLRLQTQFAGEPLISNEQFSIGGLDSVRGYYESEALGDLGGAATLEARTPSFADSLGDAFQELRLRAFVDAGYIRLNDPLPEQSRSETLVSAGIGATVKAFGHFNGSIDVAHPLSSPGGRERKPDSVEVGVRLWGEF